GCAGCATGACATTTCGCGGAACTTTCCCAGGGGCAATTGGGGcaggtttttttgtgatgaaacaATTTCTACAATGCATGTGATATGAGTTTTTCCCTCTGTTTTTCTGTGGTACGTTCGAATGGATAAATTTGTTTAACGATTTCATTAAgctaacatttattttacctttcGGCAATAAAAGCCTGTCTAAAAATGTCTCACCGTATCCTATATTTCAACTTTATCgttcataatttttcattttcacaatCGCTTATATGCTGTAACAAAAGTATCTATGCCAACGCATTATTTTGTTAGAATATTCCGGTTTAATTTCTGGGAAATCGTATATTTTAGGCAGCACGGTACATAATGATCCGGAGTTCCTACAATGCGATGTATTTTGGAGGATGGTGCAGcatgtgggttttttttactgcatcGTGTGTGGAGTGTATCAGAACTCGTATAATTCGCACCGAAAAACGTGCCCAGGAAGTATTAACGAGGTATGCAACCCGGCTCGCAGAAAAACCATTCAATATATCGACAAAAGCTATAACtacaattattaattaaaactgcTTCCCCAGAACCATCTTCCTAGAGCGCAATTATTAAACTTTAGAATATACCCGATATTGCAGGTATTTGCTGTACCGGATCGATTACAATGAAAGGTACGTGCGTGGTACGCGAATGTATTATTTGAAACGAGGATATGTAATTGGTTTGCACTGGGTAGAAAGACAAGCAAACAAGCCTCAATTGCTCATTATAAGTGCGCGAAAAACATTGAGGTACGACACGTGTCACGTAGTGCGATACCGATTAgacttgttttcctttctgctCCGATTGGTAACCCTTGCTAACAGGAAGCACTCGAGCTTTCTAGGCTCAATAATTAACACGACAGTGACAACGCTTTGCGAGCGTTGGCGTGGTTGAGCTTCTGTTTGTAATATCTTCCACCTAGATGCTGCAAACTCGGGCTGGAAACAGTACCAACACGTAAGTTTTCATACATCAATAGGCAATATAACGAACAAATGGTAGAGTTGCATTTTGTAATCGCTCCTAAAGATGATTCCGTTCGGTCCTTTGCTGTTGCAAGGCAGCTGCTGTCTATTAAATGTTCAATGATCGTATCCTTACAGTGCTGCCGTAGTGGTGGTGTGTGCTTTTCGATCTTATCCTGGATCGTTCTGCTTAATGTCCCACGTTGGCAGCACATCCAATGCAGCTGGCTTTCCGTttgttggtgtatgtgtgtgtttcgatgcTTCGATCGAGCAGCAGTTGAAggatcgtttgcgatcgcgtACCGCACTTCAAAGACAAGCGTATCAACATTCAATCGAAGCAGTATTtattaaaagtattttaaggTATATTTAAGTTGTTGTTTCGTGAGTTTCAATCTAAagtatataattttaattgattatgGAACTGATTTCCTTTACgattttgatgaaattattAACACtatattgaaataattgaaaatgtttacaatATCATCAGTATAACAGATATAACATccaaataaattatgaatttaaaacaacgTTTCGTGAAACCATTTGATGTTACTCCGGATATTGATATTGATATCCGATATAGTAGCCGACCGGAGCTTTGTATGGATATGTTGATTAGAAATAGGCAATTCTTTTAAATGAGTTAAGAAGTTATGTGCTAAAGTTGGTTGACTGGCTTTTTAAGTCCTTGACCCAAACAACAGCAAGCGACACAATGTGTAACACAAAGAGACATTACACCTCACTCCTAGTGCTGTAATCATTCTGATTTGTAGTATTTGCCCATAACGTCAAAACAATTTAGATGCATTCCCTGTAGACGGAAGGTTGGGCGCTTTGAATTGATATCAGAATTACCCTCCAAACCTTTTGTCGCCAGCATGCAATAGCCTACCCAAACGGTGAAAAAGTCCATTGCTCAGTCCCAGGCAATTGAAGGCACACCCCGACAAGTCGTCAAATTTGCatcacaaaaataaagaaaaccatttctcgttttgtttcatccccACCGACGGCTTGTAATGTTACGTACAAGCGGATTACTTACCATGGAGCTCTACAGTTTTTTTCTCGTCAGGACGAATCTGGGTGCTCTCCTGAAGTCACATTTCtccttaattttgttttgtcttttatcACGATATGTATGGGCAGTATCATTGGATGACATTTTTCGGCACGACTGTTCAGCTCTTAGTGTAATTGACTTCCATGCGGCTTCTTTTAGCTTCGAATACCAGCACTAACATTCTGTTTTTAAGGATGTTGTTTTTCGGTAACTTTTGTTCCACTCATAATCATAATGATTTTAGGTTATGCAAGGCTCTGGTGAATGTGTCCATTCCTACATATATTTATCCAAATCATTGCGACGCACGTTGAAAAGATTAGAACATCGTGAGGGATTTGAGATCGAAATACCCCaatgtttctttctctatttGTGTAACGCAGTGAATGTGAAACAGTCATTTTAATTCATCAACATAACATATCcaatataataaatatatcAAATTTGAGTTTataaggaaaaggaaaacaatatttgtaccttatttaattaaactaagTTCATCAACTCATATGTATCTATGATTTTCAGCATAACCTTACATATGTGAAAAATTTACCCTTAAATTTTACTTCATCAACTGATTCACACAAAATCCTCAGCAGGTTATTCCGATCCTTTCAAACATAAACCTTCACATATTTCCAACCCTTATTCCCTATGCATGCATTTCACCCTCAACAGAATCATCCCTTTGCCAAAGAAACAAGCTGTAGCGCGTGCTTGCGAACATCAATTGCGCATGGCACGCGTAGCGCACAACGATCGACGCACGCCACCCGTTGATACGAGAACGAAAAGCTGTAGCATaaacgcgaaacaaaacatcaagcTACCCATCTCACTCACACCGCACGGCTGCATCATGTGtcctttttcgtttccctTCTGGGCCGATCACCCGTGCAACCCCGTTTGCCAGCAGTTGCACGCGCATTTGATCCCCTGCCCTAATGCCGGTGCGCTTCCTGCTGATGTTTTATGTTCCGCTCCCGCTTTCTCTGCTCCGTGCGGTCAGGACGGTGGTGGCAGGAACTCGTGGCAGCTGTTCGAACCGATTTGGCTGTACGCAGTCTGCGCAAACATCACCTCCACGCAGACCAACTATTAAGCAGAGCAGCCCACACcgaagaaagggaaaaggaaCGACTGATTCCGATTGCACTGTggaataaaatggtaaaagaGTTGCTCACAAAACTTAAAACTAAATATCAGTTTTTCGGCACGGCACTATTGCTGAAAAAGAATTAGTCTTTATGTACTAAAAGTAGTCTGCAGTAATGGAGAAACTaatagttatttaaaaaattaaatgaactaGCAAGTTTTTTATAGATGTAATTTAAGTGTGAAAATACTAAAATTACCTTAAATACTTAAAATACTCaaaatatataattaaatAGCAGATAAAACTCAGTAGCACGTAAAAATAGATAAAGAGAAGAATTacaataaatctttttttgcctATTATTTCTAACAGAAAATTTCCATTCGAGTAATGTTTGTGAAGTTTCAAACCGAATTAAATAGACAAGTTTATCAACAATCCCATCGCATTaacaaaattgttcaaatCAGTGTTAATTTTAAGCCAAATCTGAAAAcatctttaaatttaaatgcaatgtCGCAACATTTACAATAACAAATGACAATTTCAATTATCATCGATAATCGATAAAGCAATCTTCGTACTTAATGAGGCTGAAATAAACATGTTTATATcattatttagtttttaagttttactagcaagcaaacataaattttatggaaaatagtTGTAAATAAGCATTCTACATTTACATACCTCGCGCTACCTCGTTGCCGAACCCATAGTGCAAGCCCGTTGGTAAAAACGGGTGCCAAGAAGGGAATCCTATTGCTTCCCTTGCTTTCATCCACTTTGGCTTTGTCCCACACGGAAAGCTGGCAGTTGTTTTCGTCCCATCTCGCTCTGGTACGCTGGCACCCGCTGGCAACGCAACGTGTTCGCGGGGTCTCGCTGCAAGCCGCGCACATTTCGAGCGGTCTGCAGCCTGCAGCAATATGCATGTGTTCCGGTGGTTCGCTTTCCAGCCGTTGGAGTAGGGGACAGATGaacaaagcgcaaaaccgttATGAAACCGCCGACAGGCGGCAGACGGCAAGCAAAGCGAGTGAGCCACAGGACCGgccggtgtgtgtgcgagacGGAAGAAAGGAGAACCTGCCCGGTTTCGGAAGTACCCAAACACCCGACGCACACACGCGATCTCATTTTGGGAAGTGACGTCAAGCGAAGTGCATCTCAGCGCTCTGTTTTGCACCGGGCAGCGCAGGTGATCGGAGTGGTTCGTTGCATTGTAGCAGCCATCACTGTACGTGACACACCCCGTAAATAACGGAATCGAACGCTCTCCATCCGGTGTTGATAAAGTGTTCTAGCACCATGTCAGTGTAGTGCGTGTGACGGCATGGTCGGCTGATTGAGCAGAGAAGCTTGTTGTAAGAACGTCCTTCAAGTGCACACAGCGGGCGCTAATACACGGTTAATCGCCATGCCAAAAAGCGTTCCAAAGAGTGGTGACAGATCTCGCACCTGTCAGCCATCCGGTGGAGGCCGAAAGCGAAAGCTGGAACCTGTTGCATCGGCCCCCTACCCACAGGATCGGTCCGGGGCGGGGAAAAGGATACGCATTCCAGCGACAGGGCAATCCCCAGCTTCCGGCAGTGTCAGCTCCACAACCCCCGACACACCGCCGACCGAGCGCGGTGCCGTTACCGACTTTATGCTGCAGGCACTCGGGCGCATCCGGGAGCTGCAGGATGAGCTTGATTTTCTACAGAACGACCCGTACGCCGAGGATACGGACGATGAGGATCAGCATGACCACGGGAGACAGCCGCCGGTGCAGGTGATTGGTGGACGACAGGCGGAAGCGATCGGGTGGGCTGTCTGTGCCCGGGAAACGATGCATTTCCTGCAGCGCGAAGGCATCCCACCGGACAGCCCATTGATGGTGAATCTCCGTCGACGGCTCGTCGGACGGGTGGACGAACCGGACGAAGGACTCTCCTGCTAGGGCGTGCTTCGTTCGACGCGCGTTCCAAACATTTCTAGTCACGATGGCAACCGGAGAGGGTGAGATATCCTCAACCACGCTGCTGCTTGATTCAGCTGGCAAGGGCGAAATAATCGGTACCATCTGGCGGGATTCCAGTTTCAGGTACGGAcagcagctgctcgagcgaacGTAAGCACGTGCATCGCCCTTCAAATGGATCAATTCTTCAAAGAGGAAATTCTAGTCACCGGTGCAAGAGTGTTGCATGTTTAGAAGTAGTTTTCTTTCTGCCATTCATGCCACCTGGAATACATCAATAAAGCTTTTACTAAAAATGGCCACTTGTCATGTTTCGCATTACCGTAAGGacttaaataataaaaaaggaacacattGATAAGTCTCAaatacacacagaaaaaagggaagttttacgCACATTTTATccgttttgtttcacatttgatttatttatttgaagacGTATATAAATCGTTATTGTACAACTAGAAAACATGCTAATTCGTTTCACGACCTAAGAATAATTAGTAGGACCTTTGGTTTTTGCGCATTGAATTGTGCATTCCTCTTTCACCCCTACAGTATAATAAATTCATCTTTCTGACTCTTTTGCTGCTCCTCTTCATAAATACAACTTTCTTCCATTATTCCAGCTTGATTTTTGATCTTTTGTTCGTTCATGTACTTATGCTCTTCCGGTTTATTAGATGAAACAAGAATAACATAACAACGATTTGGAAGCAATGTTCGAATTTATATCTCAATCCCATAACTTAAATATGTTGTCTTGCACTAACTGGGAGTATTCGATCCTGTTGTTGAGTACGAAGGACTAATGAGCAGCAGAATTAAAGACTCTTTAGATGAGTGAGTGCACACACAACACGATGGAAGGAGACttccgaaaagaaaaatcaattactcATCAGATCTTCATCAGGTGTACAGATGTTGCTCGAACAATTCCACAAAATAGTAAACCCGGTGTAATATTCTACTTCACAATGAGCTCTTTTAGACGTCCGACAATGTTTACAACACAAACCGGATCGATCAGGTGGATGGTATGAACGGTAACGTACGTTGAACTATTGCCAGGAATGGTTGGCACAAATAAATGGTTCGAATCTTCTCTTCCTTCAGAGGCGAACGTGTGTGATAGACAGAGCAACGACtatggaaaacttttaaaacacgTTCATCGCCTTAAAACAGACGCTTGTTGGGCTctttagagagagagagagttccTCGATACGAAACACAATTTCTTTTCATAAAGTGGAAAGCGCACATCATTCAAAGGATGCTACACGTCTCATTAAATTGAAGATGTTTGATGAGGTTCCCGTGTTCCCCAGACGTTTTCAAATTGAgctaaaattgatttttattgttcaGTCGAGGACGACTTTAAACTATCATATAACAATATCTTGTTTGACCTAGTCCGCTTCGACCATTTAGTACCAAATGCAGGGTTATTCAAGTTGAAATAGCatacagggtttttgagaGGACAGGACAACGCAAACGCCTATCACCACAAGCGCAGCACATGATATGTCAACGGTCTTAGAAGACAACACACGAAGGGGCggctcggtggcatgatggtagcgacgTCGGTCTTTActcgaacggaccggaccaaaatcccacccggaccaatcccccgtacgcaggactgattatccagctacgggtaaataaagtaacaGGCCttaacctcttgaggttgttatgtcaataaagaagaagaagaagacaacACAACCCCAACAGTTCAATACAatcacatgatatcacaatggcaGCGCCAGCTTACCACAACACCACTGGTACGGTAAAGGTACGATCCGAGGAGTATAAACGTGTCCTAGGATGGATTTCTCAGCCAGACGATGATTGTTGGTTTacatttactgtatttttcattaaataaagcatatttaattCGATAAATGCAGTAAACATGTCTTCGGTTAAAAACAACCATCGTTTGGCTGTCAAAATCCTTCCCAGAGTGCGTTTATACTTGTCGGATCGTACTTGGCTAATATCGTCGTATGAGTTTTGTGGTAAACTGCGGtgccattgtgatatcatgtgcttgcatAGAAGTATGCCCGCTGCGATTGTGGTGTCTAGCGAGGCCCttgaaatgtcatgtgctgcGATTGTGGTGATAGGcgcttgcgttgttctgtAACTTATCTTCCTTTTTGTTCGCCTACCCAACAGACATACACAACCTCTGTAAGTCGCTAGCATCCTTAAACATGAAAGTTCAGCTTCTTTTCGTTCTTTAATACTTTGTCTGCCAAGTAATGGAATGTTCTAGGAAATTGTGCCTATGCATCCGCTAATGTTCTTTCCATGCTGTGCTCCTCTTCTGTTCTGGTCTTTGCCTTAAAGGGagaaattgaaatataaattccAGAAACATTGTTGCAAATAGCATGTTGCATTACTCTCATTTCTCTCAGTTTTACACCCCTGTATAACCGCTGTGTTGCTGATGGCCGTCCatgcgcttttttgtttctctcaaCCCCTGTAACCCCCCAGTTGACGTGTCTTTTCTGATTATCACCTTGCTGATCGCGATTCAAGTTTTCCGATAAATACACACGCTCAAGGGCTTGCCCTGCCGCCCGTTTGCCAGTAGCGCACGTGCAACGGCTTGAAACAACGGCCCGGCAAGAGTGTTCTCTTCCTGGTAAACGTTGGTAGTGGGAAAAAGTTCATCCTTCTGTCATCGGCACAAAAGTAGACGGTGCAGAAAAGCGGTTCAAGACAAGATTGGTAAACTTTCACTGGTGTGCCTCTGTTACTTCCATCAAGTTTCGTGATGTGTTAGTAGTAAACATAGATGAATTTTTAAACTGCTGCTTACCTTCGA
This region of Anopheles marshallii chromosome 2, idAnoMarsDA_429_01, whole genome shotgun sequence genomic DNA includes:
- the LOC128708847 gene encoding uncharacterized protein LOC128708847, which codes for MPKSVPKSGDRSRTCQPSGGGRKRKLEPVASAPYPQDRSGAGKRIRIPATGQSPASGSVSSTTPDTPPTERGAVTDFMLQALGRIRELQDELDFLQNDPYAEDTDDEDQHDHGRQPPVQVIGGRQAEAIGWAVCARETMHFLQREGIPPDSPLMVNLRRRLVGRVDEPDEGLSC